The Micavibrio sp. TMED2 genome has a window encoding:
- a CDS encoding thiamine pyrophosphate-binding protein, whose translation MLTPSPNPVTGGTILVEQLLIQGVDTIFGVPGESYLGVLDAMYPVRDRIKFVITRVENGAANMAETYGKLTGKPGVCMVTRGPGATHASIGIHTAMQDSTPMVVLIGQVGRAMKDREAFQEVDYRAMFGPLAKWVAEIDRAERIPEYIARAFHMAQSGRPGPVVLSLPEDLTSETFDLPPGGLTARPVEPAATTLAAPQPGQIKQAMAMLAKAEKPFVLLGGPSWSDEGITAITRFAEANNLPVGCSFRAQDRFDNRHRNYAGDVGIGINPALNKAVMESDLLLVIGPRLGEMTTGGYTRIKPPRTHQTLIHIHPSDLELGSVYQPDLAIQSGTALAAQALAAEPPVASRGWDDWTAQRHADYLENIQPKPAPGEMNMSEVVAHLNEVLPADALVCNGAGNSTAWLHRHFQYRGFRTQAAPTSGAMGYGVPAAIAASIIYPERDVVAVVGDGCFQMALPEMGTAAQYGATPVLIVVNNSMYGTIRMHQEREYPDRVIGTELVNPDFVALAHSYGWHSERLTKTAEFADAYARAKASGKAALLELIIDPEAITTRQTMSEIRGTSTRR comes from the coding sequence GGGTCGATACGATCTTCGGCGTACCGGGGGAATCCTATCTCGGCGTGCTCGATGCCATGTATCCGGTGCGTGACCGGATCAAGTTCGTCATTACCCGGGTCGAGAACGGTGCCGCCAATATGGCGGAGACCTATGGCAAGCTGACCGGCAAGCCGGGTGTCTGCATGGTGACCCGTGGACCGGGTGCCACCCATGCCAGTATCGGCATCCATACCGCCATGCAGGACAGCACCCCGATGGTGGTGCTGATCGGTCAGGTCGGCCGCGCGATGAAGGACCGTGAGGCGTTTCAGGAAGTGGATTACCGCGCCATGTTTGGCCCGCTCGCCAAATGGGTGGCGGAGATCGACCGGGCCGAGCGTATCCCGGAATATATCGCCCGTGCCTTCCATATGGCGCAATCCGGTCGGCCCGGCCCGGTTGTCCTGTCACTGCCTGAGGACCTGACCAGCGAGACCTTTGATCTGCCACCGGGTGGCCTGACCGCCCGTCCGGTCGAGCCTGCCGCAACAACCCTTGCCGCGCCGCAGCCGGGCCAGATCAAGCAGGCTATGGCCATGTTGGCGAAGGCCGAGAAGCCGTTCGTCTTGCTCGGCGGTCCAAGCTGGAGTGATGAGGGCATTACCGCCATCACCCGTTTTGCCGAGGCCAACAACCTGCCGGTCGGCTGCAGCTTCCGCGCGCAGGACCGGTTCGACAATCGTCATCGCAATTATGCCGGTGATGTGGGGATCGGTATCAACCCGGCGCTGAACAAGGCGGTGATGGAGAGCGACCTGCTGTTGGTGATCGGCCCGCGTCTGGGCGAGATGACCACGGGCGGTTATACCCGGATCAAACCGCCGCGCACCCATCAGACCCTGATCCATATCCATCCGAGCGATCTTGAGCTTGGCAGTGTCTATCAGCCTGATCTGGCAATCCAGAGCGGTACCGCACTGGCGGCACAGGCGCTGGCGGCGGAGCCGCCGGTCGCGAGCCGGGGCTGGGATGACTGGACCGCGCAACGTCATGCCGATTACCTGGAGAATATCCAGCCGAAACCGGCACCGGGTGAGATGAACATGTCCGAGGTGGTGGCGCATCTGAACGAGGTGCTGCCTGCAGATGCGCTGGTCTGTAACGGCGCTGGCAACTCAACCGCCTGGCTGCACCGGCATTTCCAGTATCGTGGTTTCCGCACACAGGCGGCCCCGACCAGCGGGGCCATGGGCTATGGCGTACCGGCGGCGATTGCTGCCTCGATCATCTATCCCGAGCGTGATGTTGTGGCCGTGGTTGGCGATGGCTGCTTCCAGATGGCGCTGCCGGAGATGGGTACGGCTGCCCAGTATGGCGCGACCCCGGTGCTGATCGTGGTCAATAACAGCATGTACGGCACCATCCGTATGCATCAGGAGCGGGAATATCCGGATCGCGTGATCGGTACCGAGCTGGTGAACCCCGATTTTGTCGCGCTGGCGCATTCCTATGGCTGGCACAGCGAGCGCCTGACCAAAACCGCTGAATTTGCCGATGCCTATGCCCGGGCGAAGGCGAGCGGCAAGGCAGCGCTGCTCGAGCTGATCATTGATCCGGAAGCGATTACCACGCGCCAGACCATGTCGGAAATTCGCGGTACCTCGACGCGCCGATAG